In Thunnus maccoyii chromosome 3, fThuMac1.1, whole genome shotgun sequence, the following proteins share a genomic window:
- the cttnbp2nla gene encoding CTTNBP2 N-terminal-like protein isoform X2 codes for MLEFSETSEGHMKSKLNMESMTKPELLMLFSILEGELEARDLVIDALKAQRKEMFIQERYGRYNLSDPFLALQRDSEVMGGQNKDPGCSSSTSNPLVVLKLVVSHCRRMQEKMLAQLAAAESRHRRVIADLEEEKRRHAEDTAEGDDVTYILEKERERLQQQLEFERSQVRRLEKEQRRITDQLEEERAQHKQLSCALAKECKWASARALEEGHRLTELSRKLDKEKEACQALRKELEDEGRRALRMEARVEEQLAEFDTEREQLRSRLKKEEAHCCQLQQQVEELRRKLEEVNMTREVKGAVTASVEAGGKEWATKVVTGKTTVDTIKVEDIEEDKNQQPVQPKVNGYHCSVETNGHNGPNSALSEKSLQNGNDNSPVQTKTLFSSCSTVASTLPPSSPSASPVLAKRPPGSPSPSGYQSPYQAGINQRFHAARHKFQGTIDPEPQPQSAQPALPLSPKDPSPVPSSPSPEASPVKQMARSTVTQVLSRFTTVQQSITPKLTAPNNSPFGTDYRSLAAPLSPVIGRAAGALSQGIRSPTIPRAERGNPPPIPPKKPGLAQAPPSPAAVPRSASHFSDSPLSGSCGLTSSQEGVKELDMVVSSN; via the exons GCTCAGCGAAAAGAGATGTTCATCCAGGAGCGATATGGAAGGTACAACCTAAGCGACCCCTTCCTGGCcttgcagagagacagtgaggtGATGGGGGGCCAGAACAAGGACCCTGGCTGTTCCTCCTCCACTTCTAATCCCCTGGTGGTTCTCAAACTGGTGGTGAGCCACTGCAGGAGGATGCAGGAGAAGATGTTGGCCCAGCTGGCTGCAGCTGAAAGCAGGCACAGAAGG gtCATTGCAGAtctggaggaggaaaagaggaggcaTGCTGAGGACACAGCCGAGGGAGATGATGTCACTTACATcctggagaaggagagggagcgCTTACAACAACAG CTGGAATTCGAGCGGAGCCAGGTCCGGCGGTTGGAAAAAGAGCAGCGGCGGATTACTGACCAGCTAGAAGAAGAACGGGCTCAGCATAAACAACTCTCTTGCGCTTTGGCCAAAGAGTGCAAATGGGCAAGTGCCAGGGCTCTGGAGGAGGGTCACCGGCTGACTGAGCTGAGCCGTAAACTTGACAAG GAAAAGGAAGCTTGTCAGGCCCTGAGGAAGGAGCTGGAGGACGAGGGGAGGAGAGCCCTGAGAATGGAGGCGAGAGTAGAAGAGCAGCTGGCCGAGTTTGACACGGAACGAGAGCAGCTCCGCTCACGGCTGAAGAAGGAGGAAGCTCACTGTTGTCAGCTACAACAACAG GTAGAAGAGCTGAGGAGGAAGCTGGAGGAGGTGAATATGACGAGAGAAGTCAAAGGGGCGGTTACAGCGTCAGTGGAGGCAGGAGGAAAGGAGTGGGCCACAAAAGTCGTTACAGGAAAGACGACAGTAGACACTATTAAGGTCGAGGACATTGAGGAAGACAAAAACCAGCAACCTGTGCAGCCAAAAGTCAACGGTTACCATTGTTCAGTGGAGACCAATGGGCATAATGGTCCAAATAGCGCCCTCTCAGAGAAGAGCTTACAAAATGGGAATGACAATTCTCCAGTTCAGACCAAGACTTTGTTCTCCTCCTGCAGTACAGTCGCCTCCACtctccccccttcctccccctctgCATCGCCTGTCCTTGCCAAACGCCCACCAGGCAGCCCGAGTCCTAGTGGCTACCAGTCTCCCTACCAGGCTGGGATCAACCAGCGCTTCCACGCCGCTCGTCACAAGTTCCAGGGTACCATTGACCCCGAACCTCAGCCCCAGTCCGCACAGCCAGCTCTTCCCCTCTCGCCAAAGGATCCTTCCCCCGTGCCCAGCAGTCCCTCCCCAGAAGCCAGCCCAGTTAAGCAGATGGCCCGGAGCACCGTCACTCAAGTCCTGTCTCGCTTCACAACCGTCCAGCAGAGCATCACACCAAAACTTACAGCACCGAACAATTCACCCTTCGGTACAGACTACCGCAGCCTGGCAGCTCCCTTGTCTCCAGTCATCGGGAGGGCCGCAGGAGCACTTTCACAGGGGATCAGATCACCCACAATCCCCAGGGCAGAGAGGGGCAACCCTCCACCCATCCCCCCTAAGAAGCCCGGTCTGGCCCAGGCCCCTCCCTCTCCGGCCGCGGTGCCCAGGTCTGCTAGCCATTTCTCTGACAGCCCCCTCTCAGGCAGCTGTGGCCTCACCTCCAGCCAGGAGGGAGTCAAAGAACTGGACATGGTGGTTTCTTCTAATTAA
- the LOC121894347 gene encoding protein Wnt-2b-A-like isoform X1 — translation MKGRNTFFLMKSRGLSDCSRAMGIRNGTKIHSKPISRIYFIFILLLLIFTPRVDSSWWYIGALGARVICDNIPGLVNKQRQLCQRHPDLMQSIREGAKEWFRECQHQFRHHRWNCSTLERDHTVFGRVMQGSREAAFVYAISSAGVVYAITRACSQGELKICNCDGHKRGQHRDSEGSFDWGGCSDNIDYGIKFARKFIDAQEKMVKDARAVMNLHNNQCGRTAVKRFMKLECKCHGVSGSCSLRTCWLAMSDFRRTGDYLRKKYKTAIEVTMNQDGTGFMVADRDFKGSTKNELVYVENSPDYCLMDRAAGSLGTAGRVCNKSSRGTDGCEVMCCGRGYDTMRVKRVTKCECKFKWCCAVECKDCEDVVDVHTCKPHKRPDWLDQT, via the exons ATGAAAGGAAGAAACACGTTTTTTCTGATGAAATCTCGGGGCTTATCAGACTGCAGCAGGGCTATGGGGATCAGAAATGGGACAAAAATCCACTCCAAACCCATCTCTAGAATatacttcatttttattttactcctgCTTATTTTCACACCAAGAGTGGATTCATCGTGGTG GTACATTGGAGCGCTGGGTGCCCGGGTGATCTGCGACAACATTCCCGGCCTGGTGAACAAGCAGCGGCAGCTCTGCCAGCGGCACCCAGACTTGATGCAGTCCATCAGGGAGGGAGCCAAAGAGTGGTTCAGAGAGTGTCAGCACCAGTTTAGACACCACCGCTGGAACTGCAGCACGCTGGAGCGGGACCACACTGTGTTTGGCAGGGTGATGCAGG GCAGCAGAGAAGCAGCATTTGTGTATGCCATCTCCTCAGCTGGAGTGGTCTATGCCATCACCAGGGCCTGCAGTCAGGGGGAGCTTAAGATCTGCAACTGCGACGGCCACAAGCGTGGGCAACACAGAGACAGCGAGGGCAGTTTTGACTGGGGTGGATGCAGTGACAACATCGACTACGGCATAAAGTTTGCTAGAAAGTTCATAGATGCTCAGGAGAAGATGGTGAAGGATGCTCGTGCGGTGATGAACCTGCACAACAACCAGTGCGGTCGGACG GCAGTGAAGCGCTTTATGAAGCTGGAGTGCAAGTGTCACGGGGTCAGTGGCTCCTGTTCTCTGAGGACCTGTTGGCTGGCTATGTCTGACTTCAGGCGAACGGGAGACTACCTTCGCAAGAAGTACAAGACGGCCATCGAGGTGACCATGAACCAGGACGGGACAGGTTTTATGGTGGCCGACAGGGACTTCAAGGGAAGCACCAAGAATGAGTTGGTGTATGTCGAGAACTCGCCAGATTACTGTCTCATGGACCGTGCAGCAG GCTCCTTGGGCACAGCAGGCAGGGTGtgcaacaagtcctccagaGGCACCGATGGCTGTGAGGTCATGTGCTGTGGGCGGGGCTACGACACCATGCGCGTCAAACGTGTCACCAAGTGTGAGTGCAAGTTCAAGTGGTGCTGCGCCGTGGAGTGCAAAGACTGCGAGGACGTGGTGGACGTACACACCTGCAAGCCCCACAAGCGACCCGATTGGCTGGACCAAACCTAA
- the LOC121894347 gene encoding protein Wnt-2b-like isoform X2, whose protein sequence is MVLGGISPIHPSCPEYIGALGARVICDNIPGLVNKQRQLCQRHPDLMQSIREGAKEWFRECQHQFRHHRWNCSTLERDHTVFGRVMQGSREAAFVYAISSAGVVYAITRACSQGELKICNCDGHKRGQHRDSEGSFDWGGCSDNIDYGIKFARKFIDAQEKMVKDARAVMNLHNNQCGRTAVKRFMKLECKCHGVSGSCSLRTCWLAMSDFRRTGDYLRKKYKTAIEVTMNQDGTGFMVADRDFKGSTKNELVYVENSPDYCLMDRAAGSLGTAGRVCNKSSRGTDGCEVMCCGRGYDTMRVKRVTKCECKFKWCCAVECKDCEDVVDVHTCKPHKRPDWLDQT, encoded by the exons ATGGTGTTAGGGGGAATCTCCCCTATCCATCCATCTTGCCCAGA GTACATTGGAGCGCTGGGTGCCCGGGTGATCTGCGACAACATTCCCGGCCTGGTGAACAAGCAGCGGCAGCTCTGCCAGCGGCACCCAGACTTGATGCAGTCCATCAGGGAGGGAGCCAAAGAGTGGTTCAGAGAGTGTCAGCACCAGTTTAGACACCACCGCTGGAACTGCAGCACGCTGGAGCGGGACCACACTGTGTTTGGCAGGGTGATGCAGG GCAGCAGAGAAGCAGCATTTGTGTATGCCATCTCCTCAGCTGGAGTGGTCTATGCCATCACCAGGGCCTGCAGTCAGGGGGAGCTTAAGATCTGCAACTGCGACGGCCACAAGCGTGGGCAACACAGAGACAGCGAGGGCAGTTTTGACTGGGGTGGATGCAGTGACAACATCGACTACGGCATAAAGTTTGCTAGAAAGTTCATAGATGCTCAGGAGAAGATGGTGAAGGATGCTCGTGCGGTGATGAACCTGCACAACAACCAGTGCGGTCGGACG GCAGTGAAGCGCTTTATGAAGCTGGAGTGCAAGTGTCACGGGGTCAGTGGCTCCTGTTCTCTGAGGACCTGTTGGCTGGCTATGTCTGACTTCAGGCGAACGGGAGACTACCTTCGCAAGAAGTACAAGACGGCCATCGAGGTGACCATGAACCAGGACGGGACAGGTTTTATGGTGGCCGACAGGGACTTCAAGGGAAGCACCAAGAATGAGTTGGTGTATGTCGAGAACTCGCCAGATTACTGTCTCATGGACCGTGCAGCAG GCTCCTTGGGCACAGCAGGCAGGGTGtgcaacaagtcctccagaGGCACCGATGGCTGTGAGGTCATGTGCTGTGGGCGGGGCTACGACACCATGCGCGTCAAACGTGTCACCAAGTGTGAGTGCAAGTTCAAGTGGTGCTGCGCCGTGGAGTGCAAAGACTGCGAGGACGTGGTGGACGTACACACCTGCAAGCCCCACAAGCGACCCGATTGGCTGGACCAAACCTAA